One genomic segment of Drosophila melanogaster chromosome 3L includes these proteins:
- the CG32091 gene encoding uncharacterized protein, giving the protein MEQSQNLLAKQSKNVEFQDVYYTVKERKNFWRVTGERRILNGVSGSFRNGQLSAIMGPSGAGKSSLLNAISGFRRDGVTGNIKMKRDNACYITQDDHHQTLLTVEELMNLACDLKLKNRHKKAEIMTDILENLHLNHRRNVTAEKLSGGERKRLSIALELVDNPNIFFLDEPTSGLDEVTAAQCIRLLQAMAYEGRTIVCTIHQPSATIYNYFDSIYVLAKGQCVYQGSPRATIPFLRLAQLDCPRHYSPSDYIIELVDAEDGHLVPALSDLTENGKLIYVVSQSEQLAPQQAVTTMFLEQQKRPFLPAFFAGSAASTDGTLIGGTSALLEQVKAFSKRLHTDRRDVCGFRQFIVLMRIMLLRITRARLALTIQLFHHLLCGLFFGLIFFQLGNQGARMFDHLKFCIGAVLMIVYTQVMVPILSYPAEVKLVKKETFNRWYTLTPYYMALTVSRLPVQVLLNITFMAVTYWMSGLPQQFWRFCIFVAVGLMISLVAEGMGLAIGATFSITNGSVVGPMLIAPLMGLAVYGFDFAPQVSGGMQLLMKFSYVRVGVVSLVLAVFGFQREELDCDAIYCHFSDPRVLLKFLDVEKVSMLHQFGLLAMLMLFFRVMMYISLRKRCYA; this is encoded by the exons ATGGAACAGTCGCAGAACTTACTCGCCAAACAGTCCAAAAATGTGGAGTTCCAAGATGTGTACTACACCGTCAAGGAGCGCAAGAATTTCT GGCGCGTAACCGGTGAGCGTCGAATTCTGAATGGAGTCAGCGGCAGTTTCCGGAATGGTCAACTTTCGGCAATCATGGGACCCTCAGGAGCCGGAAAAAGCAGTTTGCTTAATGCGATTTCGGGTTTCAG ACGCGACGGAGTCACTGGGAACATCAAGATGAAGCGGGACAATGCCTGCTATATCACTCAGGACGACCACCACCAGACCCTGCTGACTGTCGAGGAGCTTATGAATCTCGCCTGCGATCTCAAGTTAAAGAATCGTCACAAAAAGGCTGAAATCATGACCGATATATTGGAGAATCTGCACTTGAATCACCGGCGCAATGTGACGGCAGAGAAGTTGAGTGGCGGGGAGCGTAAGCGATTGTCCATCGCCCTGGAGCTGGTGGACAATCCAAACATATTCTTCTTGGACGAACCAACCAGTGGCCTGGACGAAGTGACAGCGGCCCAGTGCATCCGTTTGCTGCAGGCGATGGCATACGAGGGTCGCACCATCGTTTGCACCATCCATCAACCTTCGGCCACGATATACAACTACTTCGATAGCATCTACGTCCTGGCCAAGGGCCAATGTGTCTACCAAGGCAGTCCCAGAGCCACCATTCCCTTTCTGCGATTGGCCCAGCTGGATTGCCCCAGGCATTACAGTCCTTCGGATTATA TTATTGAGCTGGTGGATGCCGAGGATGGACACCTGGTGCCAGCACTCAGCGACCTAACCGAAAACGGGAAGCTGATCTATGTGGTCAGTCAGTCTGAGCAATTGGCACCTCAGCAGGCGGTCACCACAATGTTTCTGGAGCAACAGAAGCGTCCATTCTTGCCCGCCTTTTTCGCTGGCAGCGCCGCCTCCACGGATGGAACGCTAATTGGAGGCACCAGTGCTCTGTTGGAGCAAGTGAAGGCCTTCTCGAAGAGACTCCATACGGATCGGCGGGATGTATGTGGGTTTCGTCAGTTTATCGTTCTTATGCGAATAATGCTACTGAGAATAACGCGTGCTCGTTTGGCACTGACCATCCAATTGTTCCATCACCTGCTGTGCGGTCTGTTCTTTGGCCTGATATTCTTCCAACTGGGCAACCAAGGTGCCCGGATGTTCGATCATCTGAAATTCTGCATCGGCGCCGTCCTCATGATCGTGTACACCCAGGTGATGGTGCCCATTTTGAGCT ATCCCGCTGAGGTGAAACTGGTCAAGAAGGAGACCTTTAATCGTTGGTATACCCTCACCCCGTACTACATGGCCCTCACAGTTTCGCGACTGCCAGTTCAAGTGCTACTCAACATCACCTTCATGGCTGTCACGTACTGGATGTCCGGATTGCCGCAGCAGTTCTGGCGCTTCTGCATTTTTGTGGCTGTGGGTTTGATGATCTCATTGGTGGCCGAGGGAATGGGCCTGGCAATTGGAGCCACCTTCAGCATTACG AATGGCAGTGTGGTGGGTCCGATGCTAATAGCTCCTCTGATGGGTTTGGCCGTCTACGGATTTGACTTTGCGCCGCAGGTATCCGGCGGAATGCAACTGCTGATGAAATTCAGCTATGTGCGTGTGGGCGTGGTTTCGTTGGTTTTAGCCGTCTTCGGATTTCAGCGGGAAGAACTCGACTGCGATGCGATATACTGTCATTTTAGCGATCCTCGCGTGCTGCTCAAATTTTTGGATGTGGAAAAGGTGTCGATGCTCCATCAGTTCGGATTGCTGGCCATGCTGATGCTGTTCTTCCGAGTGATGATGTACATCAGCCTGCGAAAGCGATGCTATGCCTGA
- the CG6083 gene encoding uncharacterized protein codes for MSTPNFLLSNGKNMPMLGLGTWRSPPEVVTQAVKDAIDIGYRHFDCAHIYGNEAQVGAALREKMDEGVVTRDELFITSKLWNTHHKPDLVRPACETSIRNLGVKYLNLYLMHWPMAYKSGSDNLYPTCPDTNKAAFEDIDYVDTWRAMENLVDEGLCQAIGVSNFNEQQMNRLLSVAKLKPVVLQIECHPYLSQKPLITLCYDNAIAVTAYSCLGSGHTPYEKPGAYPLLQHPTILAIAEKYERTAAQVLLRFQTQSGIIVIPRSVSKQHMLDNFKRIWDFELAVDDIQAINELDCNGRFMTMKAAYGHPHHPFEPKAKVDN; via the exons ATGTCGACACCGAATTTTCTCTTGAGCAATGGTAAAAATATGCCTATGTTGGGTCTCGGAACTTGGCGG AGCCCGCCGGAAGTGGTGACCCAAGCAGTAAAGGATGCTATTGATATAGGCTATCGCCATTTTGACTGCGCTCATATCTATGGCAATGAGGCGCAAGTGGGAGCTGCTCTCCGGGAGAAAATGGACGAGGGAGTGGTCACACG AGATGAACTCTTCATCACGAGCAAACTTTGGAACACACACCACAAGCCGGATTTGGTGCGCCCGGCATGTGAGACAAGCATAAGGAACTTGGGAGTCAAGTACCTAAACCTCTACCTGATGCACTGGCCCATGGCCTACAAGTCGGGCAGTGACAACCTATATCCCACGTGTCCGGACACCAATAAGGCCGCATTCGAGGACATCGACTATGTGGACACGTGGCGTGCAATGGAGAATCTGGTGGACGAGGGTCTGTGCCAGGCCATCGGTGTGTCTAACTTCAATGAGCAGCAGATGAATAGACTTCTCAGTGTGGCCAAGCTTAAACCGGTAGTTCTTCAAATCGAGTGCCACCCGTACCTTAGTCAGAAGCCATTGATTACGCTGTGCTATGACAATGCCATTGCTGTGACCGCCTACAGCTGCCTGGGATCGGGACATACGCCCTACGAGAAGCCCGGCGCTTATCCACTGCTCCAGCATCCGACCATCTTGGCTATAGCTGAGAAATACGAAAGGACTGCGGCACAGGTGCTCCTACGCTTTCAGACACAATCGGGTATAATTGTCATCCCAAGATCAGTAAGCAAACAGCACATGTTGGACAACTTTAAGCGAATCTGGGACTTTGAGTTGGCCGTCGATGACATACAGGCCATTAACGAATTGGACTGCAATGGGCGTTTTATGACCATGAAGGC GGCCTATGGACATCCTCATCATCCATTTGAACCCAAAGCCAAAGTagataattaa
- the PCID2 gene encoding PCI domain-containing protein 2, with the protein MFGTVNNYLSGVLHAAQDLDGESLATYLSLRDVHVQNHNLYIAQPEKLVDRFLKPPLDEVVSAHLKVLYHLAQEPPGYMEAYTQQSAACGAVVRLLQQLKDENWCLPLMYRVCLDLRYLAQACEKHCQGFTPGHVLEKAADCIMACFRVCAADGRASEEDTKRLGMMNLVNQLFKIYFRINKLHLCKPLIRAIDNCIFKDSFPLPEQITYKYFVGRRAMFDSNYQAAVQYLSYAFSNCPDRFASNKRLILIYLVPVKMLLGYLPSKSLLQRYDLLLFLDLAMAMKAGNVNRFDEIVRDQELVLIRSGIYLLVEKLKFLVYRNLFKKVFVIRKSHQLDMGDFLSALHFVGLTDVSLDETHCIVANLIYDGKIKGYISHAHNKLVVSKQNPFPSVSL; encoded by the coding sequence atgtTCGGCACCGTAAATAACTATTTATCCGGCGTTTTGCACGCCGCCCAGGATTTAGATGGCGAGTCCTTGGCCACGTATCTCTCCTTACGAGACGTGCACGTTCAGAACCACAATTTGTACATTGCCCAGCCGGAAAAGTTGGTGGATCGATTCCTGAAACCGCCACTGGACGAAGTTGTGTCCGCCCACCTGAAGGTGCTGTATCACCTGGCACAGGAGCCTCCTGGTTACATGGAAGCCTACACCCAACAGTCGGCAGCCTGCGGAGCCGTTGTGAGGCTTTTGCAGCAGCTGAAGGACGAGAATTGGTGCCTGCCACTAATGTACCGCGTGTGCCTGGATCTAAGGTACTTGGCGCAGGCCTGCGAGAAGCATTGTCAAGGATTCACACCTGGCCACGTATTGGAGAAGGCTGCCGACTGCATAATGGCCTGTTTCCGCGTTTGTGCCGCTGATGGACGAGCTTCAGAGGAGGACACCAAGCGTCTGGGCATGATGAACCTCGTAAACCAGCTATTCAAGATTTATTTTCGAATCAACAAGTTGCATCTGTGCAAGCCCCTTATCCGTGCCATCGATAATTGCATCTTCAAGGATTCTTTTCCGCTGCCGGAGCAAATTACCTACAAGTATTTTGTAGGTAGACGGGCTATGTTCGACTCCAACTACCAGGCAGCCGTACAGTATCTGTCGTATGCCTTTAGCAACTGCCCGGATCGGTTTGCCAGCAACAAGAGGCTCATCCTCATCTATTTGGTGCCAGTGAAGATGCTGCTGGGATATCTGCCCAGCAAATCCTTACTGCAGCGCTACGATCTCCTGCTGTTTCTCGATCTGGCTATGGCCATGAAGGCTGGCAATGTGAATCGCTTTGATGAGATTGTCAGGGACCAGGAGCTGGTGCTGATCAGGAGTGGTATCTATCTGCTGGTGGAGAAGCTCAAGTTCCTCGTGTATCGCAACCTGTTCAAGAAGGTGTTCGTCATCCGGAAATCGCATCAGTTGGACATGGGTGACTTCCTCTCCGCCTTGCATTTCGTTGGCTTAACCGATGTTTCTCTGGACGAGACGCACTGCATCGTGGCCAATCTCATTTACGATGGAAAGATTAAGGGGTACATCTCACATGCTCACAACAAACTGGTCGTGTCGAAGCAAAATCCATTCCCCTCAGTGTCCCTTTAG
- the CG6071 gene encoding uncharacterized protein — protein sequence MLLKILVLFCTLLSAKLAESFVKPLRYNLTILTRLGSEDEQNQFEGIVSIDIEATQPTRVIYLNSLNITISRQRTWIYRWASGRKIGALQIKRIIKKTSLIKIVIELPLRSGEIYTLNMLFSGNLDRSQQYGYFAGYYDKTPRVFYSATRLEPDYAHTVFPCFDDPRFRTPYNITLVHDRKYVALSNMPPVEEKPYKEIENYVSTTFMGSPPLATQQVMWTLHQLEKVYSGPAAAGENITVWSRPHLAEKLAKVPEMTPNLFSKYETLFAYPLPKGADWGGKVDHVVLPRYTEMYSGQGIMVYGEDIVDSGQNGLESLQETLAELVARQWNGLLVNLEDSDEEYVRNGINYYLSVQVMAMDKEAYNTTHLSKTRLDVLYHDSLAKVKSIATDVKESGHQKLRKKKMCLLIHMLKVALGDKLFLKGLQEFFKRYANSSASSKELWEEFQRGARRSHQLPTGVSLPTVMESWMKQPGFPLLTVQRDDAKQIVTITQSRYYQKYLDNSSNDCWWVPVAYIVRNLTLPQVEWLGCQKNSRDILELSHIANPEDWLLINVDAAVPLRVFYDSYNLQLISEALRQDFTQIPELSRIQLVDDALSLSWSGRLPYNVTLNVISYLSNETSVLVWETALLNLEKLQSIMRMTTGFRIFKLYMQKLIEPAFKTTLNSLSTKARTGSEIPINTKSPVTTESSGTTESPDTTESPDTAESPDTTESSNTTESPDTTESSDTTESPDTTKSDLSLSAILYRLACQFEIKECLTDAQQRFQAAMDQKSSSSIPEEIREIVLCRGIRNGLEVHWIMVRDMFFESENDKERSILLNSLSCTTEYWAMQKLLSWALDSKKVPRTMTASLLSAVLRSPLGYYVGKQFLIDHSKEILRSKDVKLILTPFINAMSTKAEFSALNDHLHRNLPSSMVSGLSSTLESGLDRVNWRNNLYFDLLKAIRDFTLDDGPKNSSDSDSN from the exons ATGTTGCTTAAAATACTTGTATTGTTTTGCACATTATTATCGGCAAAATTGGCAGAATCCTTTGTGAAACCACTGCGCTATAATTTGACAATTCTTACGCGCCTGGGGAGTGAAGATGAGCAGAACCAGTTTGAGGGCATCGTGTCCATCGATATTGAAGCGACACAACCAACTCGCGTCATCTATTTAAATTCTCTCAACATAACAATATCTAGACAAAGAACATGGATATACCGATGGGCTAGCGGCAGAAAAATCGGTGCTCTCCAGATAAAGAGAATTATTAAAAAGACCAGCTTAATTAAGATAGTAATCGAACTCCCACTCAGAAGTGGCGAGATATACACACTCAACATGTTATTCTCGGGTAACCTAGATCGGAGTCAGCAATATGGCTACTTTGCCGGCTACTACGACAAAACGCCGAGGGTTTTCTACTCCGCGACTCGCTTGGAACCGGACTATGCTCACACCGTGTTTCCCTGCTTCGATGACCCACGCTTTCGGACCCCATATAACATAACATTAGTGCACGACCGGAAATACGTTGCACTCAGCAATATGCCACCCGTAGAGGAGAAACCATA CAAGGAGATCGAAAACTATGTGTCGACGACATTTATGGGTTCACCACCGCTAGCCACACAGCAGGTCATGTGGACTCTTCATCAATTAGAGAAAGTTTACAGTGGTCCTGCGGCTGCGGGTGAGAATATCACCGTCTGGTCACGGCCGCACTTGGCAGAGAAACTGGCGAAGGTGCCGGAAATGACGCCCAATTTGTTTAGTAAATACGAAACCTTGTTCGCATATCCATTGCCAAAAGGAGCAGATTGGGGTGGTAAGGTCGATCATGTAGTGTTGCCTAGATATACAGAAATGTATAGCGGTCAGGGCATAATGGTGTACGGCGAGGATATCGTGGACTCAGGACAAAACGGTCTTGAAAGCCTGCAGGAAACGCTTGCGGAGCTGGTAGCGCGGCAATGGAACGGATTGCTGGTGAACCTCGAAGATTCGGATGAAGAATATGTGCGGAACGGCATTAACTACTATCTGAGCGTCCAGGTGATGGCCATGGACAAAGAGGCGTATAACACGACTCACCTTTCAAAAACGCGTCTAGATGTTTTGTATCATGATTCCTTGGCCAAAGTAAAATCGATCGCTACCGATGTGAAGGAATCCGGACACCAGAAACTCcgcaaaaagaaaatgtgtCTGCTCATCCACATGCTAAAGGTGGCCCTCGGTGATAAGTTGTTCTTGAAGGGACTGCAAGAGTTCTTTAAGCGATACGCCAACTCATCTGCTTCATCCAAGGAACTGTGGGAGGAGTTCCAGCGAGGGGCACGCCGAAGTCACCAACTGCCCACCGGTGTGAGTTTACCCACTGTGATGGAGTCATGGATGAAGCAACCAGGTTTCCCGCTACTCACCGTCCAGCGCGACGATGCGAAGCAAATTGTGACCATAACGCAGAGTCGCTATTATCAGAAATATTTGGACAACAGTTCCAATGACTGCTGGTGGGTCCCGGTCGCTTACATCGTCAGGAATCTTACGTTGCCTCAGGTGGAGTGGCTCGGCTGTCAGAAAAATAGTAGAGATATATTGGAACTCAGCCACATCGCTAATCCGGAGGATTGGCTATTAATAAATGTGGATGCTGCAGTTCCTCTTCGCGTCTTCTACGATTCATACAACTTGCAGCTGATCAGTGAGGCTCTGCGTCAGGATTTCACCCAGATTCCGGAGCTTAGTCGCATCCAGTTGGTCGATGATGCCCTCAGTCTATCGTGGTCAGGTCGGTTGCCGTATAACGTCACCTTAAACGTGATCTCATATCTTTCGAATGAGACCAGCGTTTTGGTTTGGGAAACAGCGCTTTTGAATTTGGAGAAGCTACAGAGTATCATGCGAATGACTACGGGCTTTCGTATCTTTAAG CTTTACATGCAGAAACTTATTGAGCCAGCTTTTAAAACAACATTAAATTCCCTCTCAACAAAAGCCAGAACTGGTTCGGAAATACCGATCAATACGAAATCGCCGGTCACCACGGAGTCCTCGGGCACCACAGAATCCCCGGACACCACGGAATCCCCGGACACCGCGGAATCCCCGGACACCACGGAATCCTCGAACACCACAGAATCCCCGGACACCACGGAATCCTCGGACACCACAGAATCCCCGGACACCACCAAATCGGATTTGTCGTTGTCGGCGATTTTATACCGGCTGGCGTGTCAGTTCGAAATCAAGGAATGCCTAACGGACGCACAGCAGCGATTTCAGGCGGCGATGGACCAGAAATCTAGCTCATCCATTCCGGAGGAGATTCGGGAAATCGTGCTCTGCAGGGGCATTCGTAACGGCTTGGAGGTTCATTGGATAATGGTGCGGGATATGTTCTTTGAGTCCGAGAATGATAAGGAGAGGAGTATCCTTCTAAATTCTCTCAGCTGCACCACGGAGTATTGGGCGATGCAGAAGTTGCTCAGCTGGGCGCTTGACTCAAAAAAGGTTCCAAGAACGATGACAGCCAGTCTTCTGAGCGCCGTTTTGAGATCCCCATTGGGCTACTATGTGGGCAAACAGTTTCTCATTGACCATTCTAAGGAAATTCTGCGAAG CAAGGAcgttaaattgattttgacCCCGTTTATCAATGCGATGTCTACAAAAGCTGAATTTTCGGCGCTGAACGATCATTTGCATAGGAACCTTCCATCCTCAATGGTTTCTGGCTTATCATCCACGTTGGAGTCTGGTTTAGATAGAGTGAATTGGCGAAATAACTTGTACTTTGATCTGCTTAAAGCCATTCGAGATTTTACTCTGGATGATGGTCCCAAAAACAGTTCTGATTCGGACTCCAATTAA
- the Apt1 gene encoding Acyl-protein thioesterase 1, isoform C produces MAAPVIVEATVKQTATLIFMHGLGDTGHGWSSALAAIRPPFMKVICPTAPTQPVSLNAGFRMPSWFDLKTLDIGGPEDEPGIQSARDSVHGMIQKEISAGIPANRIVLGGFSQGGALALYSALTYDQPLAGVVALSCWLPLHKQFPGAKVNSDDVPIFQAHGDYDPVVPYKFGQLSASLLKSFMKNVTFKTYSGLSHSSSDDEMDDVKDIISKWVN; encoded by the exons ATGGCTGCGCCGGTCATTGTCGAGGCCACGGTCAAGCAAACCGCCACG CTGATCTTCATGCACGGCCTGGGTGATACGGG TCATGGCTGGAGCAGTGCCCTAGCCGCCATCCGCCCACCTTTCATGAAAGTCATCTGCCCCACGGCGCCCACACAGCCCGTTTCGCTGAACGCCGGCTTCCGCATGCCGTCGTGGTTTGACCTGAAGACGCTGGACATCGGTGGGCCCGAGGACGAGCCGGGCATCCAGTCGGCGCGTGATAGTGTGCACGGTATGATCCAGAAGGAGATTAGCGCTGGGATTCCGGCCAATCGCATTGTCCTGGGCGGATTCTCGCAGGGCGGAGCCTTGGCACTGTACTCGGCACTCACGTACGATCAGCCGCTGGCCGGCGTGGTGGCCCTATCCTGTTGGCTGCCGCTGCACAAGCAGTTCCCAGGCGCCAAGGTGAACAGCGATGATGTGCCGATTTTCCAGGCGCATGGCGACTACGATCCCGTGGTGCCGTACAAATTCGGCCAGCTGAGCGCCAGCCTGCTCAAGTCGTTCATGAAGAATGTGACGTTCAAGACGTACAGTGGACTATCGCACTCGTCGTCCGACGACGAAATGGATGACGTCAAG GACATCATCAGTAAATGGGTAAACTAA
- the Apt1 gene encoding Acyl-protein thioesterase 1, isoform D: MAAPVIVEATVKQTATLIFMHGLGDTGHGWSSALAAIRPPFMKVICPTAPTQPVSLNAGFRMPSWFDLKTLDIGGPEDEPGIQSARDSVHGMIQKEISAGIPANRIVLGGFSQGGALALYSALTYDQPLAGVVALSCWLPLHKQFPGAKVNSDDVPIFQAHGDYDPVVPYKFGQLSASLLKSFMKNVTFKTYSGLSHSSSDDEMDDVKDIISKWQQANNHL; the protein is encoded by the exons ATGGCTGCGCCGGTCATTGTCGAGGCCACGGTCAAGCAAACCGCCACG CTGATCTTCATGCACGGCCTGGGTGATACGGG TCATGGCTGGAGCAGTGCCCTAGCCGCCATCCGCCCACCTTTCATGAAAGTCATCTGCCCCACGGCGCCCACACAGCCCGTTTCGCTGAACGCCGGCTTCCGCATGCCGTCGTGGTTTGACCTGAAGACGCTGGACATCGGTGGGCCCGAGGACGAGCCGGGCATCCAGTCGGCGCGTGATAGTGTGCACGGTATGATCCAGAAGGAGATTAGCGCTGGGATTCCGGCCAATCGCATTGTCCTGGGCGGATTCTCGCAGGGCGGAGCCTTGGCACTGTACTCGGCACTCACGTACGATCAGCCGCTGGCCGGCGTGGTGGCCCTATCCTGTTGGCTGCCGCTGCACAAGCAGTTCCCAGGCGCCAAGGTGAACAGCGATGATGTGCCGATTTTCCAGGCGCATGGCGACTACGATCCCGTGGTGCCGTACAAATTCGGCCAGCTGAGCGCCAGCCTGCTCAAGTCGTTCATGAAGAATGTGACGTTCAAGACGTACAGTGGACTATCGCACTCGTCGTCCGACGACGAAATGGATGACGTCAAG GACATCATCAGTAAATGG CAACAGGCAAACAATCATCTGTAG
- the Apt1 gene encoding Acyl-protein thioesterase 1, isoform E: MAAPVIVEATVKQTATLIFMHGLGDTGHGWSSALAAIRPPFMKVICPTAPTQPVSLNAGFRMPSWFDLKTLDIGGPEDEPGIQSARDSVHGMIQKEISAGIPANRIVLGGFSQGGALALYSALTYDQPLAGVVALSCWLPLHKQFPGAKVNSDDVPIFQAHGDYDPVVPYKFGQLSASLLKSFMKNVTFKTYSGLSHSSSDDEMDDVKDIISKWTQWDSQNMARKAQCCQLS, from the exons ATGGCTGCGCCGGTCATTGTCGAGGCCACGGTCAAGCAAACCGCCACG CTGATCTTCATGCACGGCCTGGGTGATACGGG TCATGGCTGGAGCAGTGCCCTAGCCGCCATCCGCCCACCTTTCATGAAAGTCATCTGCCCCACGGCGCCCACACAGCCCGTTTCGCTGAACGCCGGCTTCCGCATGCCGTCGTGGTTTGACCTGAAGACGCTGGACATCGGTGGGCCCGAGGACGAGCCGGGCATCCAGTCGGCGCGTGATAGTGTGCACGGTATGATCCAGAAGGAGATTAGCGCTGGGATTCCGGCCAATCGCATTGTCCTGGGCGGATTCTCGCAGGGCGGAGCCTTGGCACTGTACTCGGCACTCACGTACGATCAGCCGCTGGCCGGCGTGGTGGCCCTATCCTGTTGGCTGCCGCTGCACAAGCAGTTCCCAGGCGCCAAGGTGAACAGCGATGATGTGCCGATTTTCCAGGCGCATGGCGACTACGATCCCGTGGTGCCGTACAAATTCGGCCAGCTGAGCGCCAGCCTGCTCAAGTCGTTCATGAAGAATGTGACGTTCAAGACGTACAGTGGACTATCGCACTCGTCGTCCGACGACGAAATGGATGACGTCAAG GACATCATCAGTAAATGG ACACAGTGGGATAGCCAGAACATGGCTAGAAAGGCGCAATGCTGCCAGTTATCGTAG
- the RIOK1 gene encoding RIO kinase 1, isoform A → MNNDSHKYSDAEEDEEDLRSSEWTNDFKNLTLKHEIFKDIKLTPKEDCDDLAQVIATANEEDEPEDEEPEEYDEDDYDDIGDDYDTYEEAYTGFNKLHVQPQLTNASGGGSGGGAGGASGGSQRVSSYQPNEKLLRRYSARINVEKYDPTTNMSAQAANRLVNFDRRDRTQVRDKHDRATAEQVMDPRTRMILFKLLNRGMIQEINGCISTGKEANVYHAVSKNGEEEFAIKIYKTSILVFKDRDKYVSGEFRFRHGYCKHNPRKMVRTWAEKEMRNYLRMRNAGVPVPEPILLRSHVLVMRFCGRDGWPAPKLKDVELSTSKARELYRDCVVIMWRIYNQCRLVHADLSEFNILLQDGQLVIIDVSQSVEHDHPHSFDFLRKDCTNISEFFRKRAVATMTVKELFDFITDQTITTENMEECLERISERIKDRDFDAISAQEKIDEAVWQNTYIPKRLDEVRHFERDVAKAKQGVQQNLIYGKITGLTSDLDVQQKPDVLQSSTAKEDDGSEAQTSGSEDEDNSQDNDNDEDAKKFKNSARPREESPESKKARKKAVKDAKAEQRKVKVKKHVKKRKEKMGSMKK, encoded by the exons ATGAACAACGACAGCCACAAATATAGCGACGCCGAGGAGGACGAAGAAGACCTGCGAAGT TCCGAGTGGACAAACGACTTCAAGAACCTCACATTGAAGCACGAGATCTTTAAGGATATTAAACTGACACCCAAAGAGGACTGTGATGACCTGGCACAAGTTATAGCAACCGCCAACGAAGAGGATGAACCGGAGGACGAAGAGCCAGAGGAATACGATGAAGACGATTACGACGATATCGGAGATGACTATGATACGTATGAGGAGGCCTATACGGGCTTTAACAAGCTTCACGTTCAGCCGCAGCTAACAAATGCCAGTGGAGGTGGCTCCGGCGGTGGCGCTGGAGGTGCATCTGGTGGCTCACAACGCGTCAGCAGCTACCAACCAAACGAAAAGCTGTTGCGCCGCTACTCCGCCCGCATTAATGTAGAAAAGTACGATCCCACCACAAATATGAGCGCGCAGGCGGCCAACCGGCTGGTGAACTTCGATCGGCGCGATAGGACACAGGTGCGTGACAAACACGACCGAGCCACTGCGGAACAGGTAATGGATCCACGTACCCGGATGATACTCTTCAAGCTGCTGAATCGCGGAATGATACAGGAAATCAACGGCTGCATTTCTACGGGCAAAGAGGCTAATGTCTATCACGCCGTTTCCAAAAATGGTGAAGAGGAGTTTGCCATCAAGATCTACAAGACGTCCATTCTAGTATTTAAGGACCGCGACAAATATGTGTCAGGCGAATTCCGGTTTCGACACGGCTACTGCAAGCACAATCCGCGCAAAATGGTGCGTACCTGGGCGGAGAAGGAAATGCGAAACTACTTGCGAATGCGCAACGCTGGCGTTCCTGTACCGGAGCCAATCCTGCTACGCTCACATGTACTGGTCATGCGGTTTTGCGGTCGCGACGGATGGCCTGCGCCAAAGCTTAAGGATGTTGAGCTCAGCACTTCAAAGGCGCGAGAGTTGTACAGGGATTGCGTAGTCATCATGTGGCGCATTTACAATCAATGCCGTCTTGTGCACGCTGATCTTTCAGAGTTTAACATCCTGCTGCAGGATGGTCAGCTGGTCATTATCGATGTAAGCCAGTCAGTGGAGCACGATCATCCGCATTCCTTTGACTTCCTGCGCAAGGATTGCACCAACATATCCGAGTTCTTCCGAAAACGTGCAGTGGCAACGATGACGGTGAAGGAACTTTTTGATTTCATCACCGATCAGACTATAACCACAGAGAACATGGAGGAGTGCCTGGAACGCATATCTGAGCGAATCAAGGACCGCGATTTCGATGCCATCTCGGCTCAGGAGAAGATCGATGAGGCTGTTTGGCAGAACACCTACATTCCCAAAAGGTTGGACGAG GTGCGCCATTTTGAGAGAGATGTAGCCAAGGCCAAGCAAGGGGTGCAGCAAAATCTCATCTACGGAAAGATCACTGGTCTGACTTCGGATCTGGACGTGCAGCAAAAGCCAGACGTGCTGCAATCCTCGACCGCCAAAGAGGATGACGGTAGTGAGGCCCAAACGAGCGGCAGTGAGGACGAAGACAACTCGCAGGATAACGACAACGATGAAGATGCCAAGAAGTTTAAGAATTCGGCAAGACCACGAGAAGAGTCTCCGGAGAGTAAAAAGGCTCGCAAAAAGGCCGTCAAAGATGCGAAAGCCGAGCAGCGCAAGGTTAAAGTGAAAAAGCACGTGAAGAAACGCAAAGAGAAAATGGGCAGCATGAAAAAATAG